The Cohaesibacter intestini genome includes a window with the following:
- a CDS encoding DUF4864 domain-containing protein encodes MKHETSSGFADWQTEHSKSAQQDKPAQTKMAMWVRGLFFAALMAVGTIAYSTSSKADDAKAVTANVPDAQTEPDIAPSNLLVLTKVDRAAIQFVVKMHIASLNQQRADLFHKTFTKKTQAAFNSPDEMLIFFSIRYLPVVFAEDFRFSDISLDGSVPIQHGYLTDRRGKRWRLSYGLQNLGDSDWRIISSAIVFAPGDPA; translated from the coding sequence ATGAAACACGAAACCAGCAGCGGTTTCGCCGATTGGCAAACCGAACATTCAAAATCAGCGCAACAGGACAAACCTGCGCAAACCAAGATGGCAATGTGGGTCAGAGGCTTGTTCTTTGCCGCTCTCATGGCGGTTGGCACCATTGCCTATTCCACATCGTCCAAGGCAGACGATGCCAAGGCCGTCACAGCCAACGTGCCGGACGCACAGACAGAACCCGACATCGCCCCGTCCAACCTCTTGGTTTTGACGAAAGTGGATCGTGCGGCCATTCAGTTCGTCGTCAAAATGCACATTGCCAGCCTCAACCAGCAACGTGCCGACCTGTTTCACAAGACATTCACAAAGAAGACTCAGGCCGCCTTCAATTCCCCTGACGAAATGCTGATCTTCTTCTCAATCCGCTATTTGCCGGTCGTCTTTGCGGAAGATTTTCGTTTTTCAGACATTAGCCTTGATGGATCAGTCCCCATCCAGCATGGCTATCTGACTGACAGACGCGGCAAGCGCTGGCGGTTGTCCTATGGCCTGCAAAATCTTGGCGACAGCGACTGGCGGATCATTTCAAGCGCTATTGTCTTTGCCCCGGGCGATCCAGCCTAA
- the tgt gene encoding tRNA guanosine(34) transglycosylase Tgt, whose protein sequence is MGLGQPLQDPRATEFSFKLLAQDGKARRGEVSMPRGTIRTPAFMPVGTAATVKFMYPGQVRDLGADVILGNTYHLMLRPGAERIDALGGLHKFANWPYPILTDSGGFQVMSLAQLRKMSEKGVEFKSHIDGAKYMMTPERSIEIQCLLGSDIQMQLDECTKLPASEEEIEKAMQLSLRWAERCKVQFGDRPGQAMFGIVQGGDVPRLREESALALKAMDLKGYSIGGLAVGEPQNVMLDMLELTCPILPENKPRYLMGVGTPDDLIEAVSRGVDMFDCVMPTRAGRHGLAYTRFGKINLKNARHKDDHRPLDPESNCPAARDYSRAYLYHLVKSNEALGSMLLTWNNLAYYQALMQGMRDAIEAGRFADHKAEVKEGWARGDLPAL, encoded by the coding sequence ATGGGGCTGGGCCAGCCTTTACAAGATCCGCGCGCAACGGAGTTCAGCTTCAAGCTATTGGCGCAGGATGGCAAGGCACGCCGGGGTGAAGTCTCCATGCCGCGTGGCACGATCCGCACGCCAGCCTTCATGCCGGTTGGCACCGCTGCGACCGTGAAGTTCATGTATCCGGGTCAGGTACGGGACTTGGGGGCCGACGTCATTCTGGGTAATACCTACCATTTGATGTTGCGGCCCGGTGCAGAACGGATTGATGCGCTGGGTGGTTTGCACAAATTTGCCAACTGGCCTTACCCGATCCTCACGGATTCCGGTGGCTTTCAGGTGATGTCACTCGCTCAGTTGCGCAAGATGAGCGAGAAGGGTGTCGAGTTCAAATCCCACATTGATGGCGCCAAATATATGATGACGCCGGAGCGGTCGATTGAAATCCAGTGTCTGTTGGGCTCTGATATCCAGATGCAGCTGGATGAATGCACCAAGCTTCCGGCGAGCGAAGAAGAAATCGAAAAAGCCATGCAGCTGTCCCTGCGTTGGGCCGAGCGTTGCAAAGTGCAATTTGGTGACCGTCCGGGGCAGGCGATGTTTGGCATTGTGCAGGGGGGCGACGTGCCGCGTCTGCGTGAGGAGTCGGCCTTGGCCCTCAAGGCGATGGATCTAAAAGGTTATTCGATTGGTGGTTTGGCAGTGGGTGAGCCGCAAAATGTGATGCTTGACATGCTGGAGCTGACCTGTCCGATCTTGCCGGAGAATAAACCACGTTATTTGATGGGCGTTGGCACGCCGGACGATCTGATCGAAGCGGTGAGCCGTGGGGTCGACATGTTTGATTGTGTGATGCCGACCCGTGCCGGACGCCATGGGTTGGCCTATACGCGCTTTGGCAAGATCAACTTGAAGAATGCCCGTCACAAGGACGACCATCGTCCGCTTGACCCGGAAAGCAACTGCCCTGCCGCTCGTGACTATTCGCGTGCCTATCTGTATCACCTCGTCAAATCAAACGAGGCGCTTGGTTCAATGCTGCTGACCTGGAACAATCTGGCCTATTATCAGGCTCTGATGCAGGGCATGCGGGATGCCATTGAAGCGGGCCGTTTTGCCGATCACAAGGCCGAAGTCAAGGAAGGCTGGGCACGCGGCGATCTGCCTGCCCTTTGA
- the queA gene encoding tRNA preQ1(34) S-adenosylmethionine ribosyltransferase-isomerase QueA, translating to MRVDLFDFDLPAENIALRPHDPRDEAKLLLVPPSGAFETHRVLDLADFLQPGDALVFNDTKVIPAEMAGTRVRGDIRAGIHFNLHKREDLATWRAFARPAKKVQLGDRIEFGSHLSARILEKGDAGEVVLQFDAEGASLDAAIAEVGHIPLPPYIASKRAEDERDKTDYQTIYAREEGAVAAPTAGLHFTDRLFDALDAKGIERHFVTLHVGAGTFLPVKADDTEDHVMHAEWGEISPEMAARLNEVHARGNRIIAVGTTSLRLLESATDEAGVVQPFCGDTAIFITPGYRFRAIDGLMTNFHLPKSTLFMLVSAIMGQERMQSAYAHAIKNGYRFYSYGDSSLLLRP from the coding sequence ATGCGCGTCGACCTCTTCGACTTTGACCTTCCCGCCGAGAATATCGCCTTGCGTCCGCATGATCCGCGCGACGAGGCAAAGCTGTTGCTTGTGCCACCATCCGGTGCCTTCGAAACTCACCGGGTGCTCGATCTGGCTGACTTTCTGCAGCCCGGCGATGCTTTGGTGTTCAATGATACCAAGGTAATCCCGGCGGAAATGGCAGGAACCCGGGTGCGCGGTGATATTCGCGCCGGCATCCATTTCAATCTGCACAAACGCGAAGATCTGGCAACCTGGCGTGCCTTTGCCCGGCCGGCTAAAAAGGTCCAACTTGGTGATCGGATCGAGTTTGGCTCCCATCTGAGCGCGCGCATCCTTGAGAAAGGGGATGCGGGCGAGGTGGTGTTGCAGTTTGACGCCGAAGGGGCGTCGCTTGATGCTGCGATCGCCGAGGTGGGCCATATTCCGCTACCGCCTTATATCGCGTCGAAACGCGCCGAGGATGAGCGCGACAAGACCGACTATCAAACCATCTATGCCCGAGAAGAGGGCGCGGTTGCAGCACCAACCGCCGGGCTGCATTTCACCGACCGGCTTTTCGATGCGCTGGATGCCAAAGGTATCGAACGGCACTTCGTGACTTTGCATGTGGGGGCAGGGACTTTCCTGCCGGTCAAGGCGGATGATACCGAAGACCATGTGATGCATGCGGAATGGGGCGAGATCAGCCCTGAGATGGCCGCCAGATTGAACGAAGTGCATGCGCGGGGCAATCGGATCATTGCGGTCGGTACGACCTCTCTGCGGCTTCTGGAGAGCGCGACGGATGAGGCGGGTGTCGTGCAGCCCTTCTGCGGTGATACCGCCATTTTTATCACACCGGGCTATCGCTTTCGGGCGATTGATGGCTTGATGACCAATTTTCATCTGCCAAAATCCACCCTGTTCATGCTGGTTTCTGCCATCATGGGACAGGAACGGATGCAGTCAGCCTATGCGCATGCCATCAAGAACGGCTATCGCTTCTATTCATACGGGGATTCCTCGTTGCTGCTGCGCCCTTGA
- a CDS encoding VOC family protein produces the protein MSYDIHFPKMRVARSCCDFEAIKAFYCEGLGFALLGSFEGHNGFDGLIIGHPNAPYHLEFTIEHGVTAPRAPDHEALLVFYLPEREEWQKRVDMMRQAGYEAVPSNNDYWDQVGITFEDPDGYRVVLQNRAWST, from the coding sequence ATGAGTTACGACATTCACTTTCCTAAAATGCGCGTTGCTCGTTCTTGTTGCGATTTTGAAGCAATTAAAGCTTTTTATTGCGAGGGTCTGGGCTTCGCTCTTCTTGGCTCCTTTGAGGGGCATAACGGCTTTGATGGCCTGATCATCGGTCACCCCAATGCCCCTTATCATCTCGAATTCACCATTGAGCATGGTGTGACGGCGCCGCGGGCGCCGGATCATGAGGCTTTGCTGGTTTTCTACCTGCCTGAGCGCGAAGAATGGCAGAAACGGGTTGATATGATGCGGCAGGCAGGATATGAAGCCGTCCCATCCAACAATGACTATTGGGATCAGGTCGGGATCACCTTTGAAGATCCGGACGGATACCGTGTTGTTCTGCAAAATCGCGCCTGGAGCACTTGA
- a CDS encoding peptidylprolyl isomerase, producing MAEIKDPENTLIMETTKGKVVIALRTDLAPAHCERLKELAREKFYDGIVFHRVIDGFMAQVGCPHGTGTGGSDKPDLKAEFSTTEHVRGSCSMARAMNPNSANSQFFICFDRAPWLDNQYTYWGDVIEGMENIDEIKRGEPVQDPDSIVSMRVAADV from the coding sequence GTGGCAGAGATCAAAGATCCCGAAAACACCCTGATCATGGAAACCACCAAGGGCAAAGTTGTCATCGCCCTGCGTACGGACCTTGCTCCGGCCCATTGCGAGCGCCTCAAAGAGCTGGCGCGCGAAAAATTCTATGACGGTATCGTGTTCCACCGGGTTATCGATGGCTTTATGGCTCAGGTTGGCTGCCCTCATGGCACCGGTACCGGTGGTTCTGACAAGCCTGACCTGAAAGCTGAATTCTCCACCACCGAGCATGTGCGCGGTTCCTGCTCGATGGCCCGTGCGATGAACCCGAATTCTGCCAACAGCCAGTTCTTCATCTGCTTTGACCGTGCCCCTTGGCTCGACAACCAGTATACCTACTGGGGTGATGTGATCGAAGGCATGGAAAATATCGACGAAATCAAGCGTGGCGAGCCGGTGCAGGATCCTGACAGCATCGTTTCCATGCGCGTCGCTGCTGACGTCTAA
- a CDS encoding peptidylprolyl isomerase, with protein sequence MTLTRRLFLTAGLLATLVWSGSQTAFADEKDNMLYLDTVHGRVVIKMRPDLAPNHVERIKTLARKGFYDGLKFHRVIDGFMAQTGDPRGNGTGGSDLPDLKAEFNARPFERGVVGMARSSSPNSANSQFFIMFNRASWLNGQYTVWGEVTEGMEFIDRLKKGEPPANPDVIVKMQVAADAE encoded by the coding sequence ATGACCCTTACCCGACGCTTGTTTCTGACTGCTGGTCTTCTGGCTACTCTCGTTTGGAGCGGATCGCAGACTGCCTTCGCGGACGAAAAGGACAATATGCTCTATCTTGACACGGTGCATGGCCGTGTTGTCATCAAGATGCGGCCGGATCTTGCCCCCAATCATGTGGAGCGGATCAAGACACTGGCCCGCAAAGGCTTTTATGACGGGTTGAAGTTCCATCGTGTGATTGATGGCTTTATGGCCCAGACTGGCGACCCGCGTGGCAATGGCACCGGGGGTTCGGATCTGCCGGATCTCAAGGCCGAGTTCAATGCCCGTCCGTTTGAACGCGGCGTGGTGGGCATGGCGCGTTCCTCATCTCCGAACAGTGCCAACAGCCAGTTTTTCATCATGTTCAATCGCGCGTCCTGGCTCAATGGCCAATATACGGTCTGGGGTGAAGTGACCGAAGGCATGGAATTCATTGATCGCCTGAAAAAGGGCGAACCGCCTGCAAATCCCGACGTTATAGTCAAGATGCAGGTTGCAGCTGACGCCGAATAA
- the coaD gene encoding pantetheine-phosphate adenylyltransferase: MSKKVALYPGSFDPITFGHLDIVHRACHLVDELVLAIGVHHGKAPFFTPEERHDLIHAVVSPIAEETETELKVVTFDDLVINAAKRSDATIMIRGLRDGTDFDYEMQLAGINETLAPEVQTIYLPSGSSVRHIAASLIRQVAVMGGDISPFVPDVVKAAFDKKLSS, encoded by the coding sequence ATGTCAAAGAAAGTCGCCCTTTATCCCGGATCCTTTGATCCGATCACCTTTGGTCATCTCGATATTGTCCATCGCGCCTGCCATCTGGTTGATGAGTTGGTGCTGGCCATCGGGGTGCATCATGGCAAGGCCCCGTTTTTCACGCCAGAGGAACGTCATGACCTTATTCATGCGGTGGTCTCGCCGATTGCCGAAGAAACGGAAACCGAGCTGAAAGTGGTGACGTTTGATGATTTGGTGATCAATGCCGCCAAACGATCCGATGCGACCATTATGATCCGTGGGTTGCGCGACGGCACCGATTTTGATTATGAAATGCAGTTGGCGGGGATCAATGAAACATTGGCGCCGGAAGTGCAGACCATTTATTTGCCATCAGGCAGCTCGGTACGCCATATTGCTGCCAGTCTGATTCGTCAGGTTGCCGTCATGGGGGGCGACATTTCACCCTTCGTGCCCGATGTCGTTAAAGCGGCCTTTGACAAAAAGCTCTCTAGCTGA
- the gyrA gene encoding DNA gyrase subunit A: MNDSGDGLTVDIKPTSITDEMKRSYLDYAMSVIVSRALPDVRDGLKPVHRRILYSMHENGYEWNKPYRKSARVVGDVMGKYHPHGDSAIYEALVRMTQNFSLRLPLIDGQGNFGSVDGDSAAAMRYTECRLEKVTEAILGDLDKDTVDFLDNYDGSEREPGVMPARFPNLLVNGAGGIAVGMATNIPPHNLGEVIDASIALIDNPALSAEELLEYAPGPDFPTGGIILGRAGIRSYYNTGRGSVMMRGKVDVEEIRKDRMALIVTEIPYQVNKATMIEKIAEAVRDKRIEGISDIRDESDRLGMRVVVELKRDAVPDVVLNQLYRFSQLQTSFGTNMVALNGGKPELMNLRDVLHAFNQFREEVVSRRTKYLLNKARDRAHILVGLAIAVANIDEVIRTIRNAPDPTTARNQLMERRWPATDVADLILLIDDPRHRINDDGTYYLSEEQARAILELRLARLTAIGRDEVGDELNALGEKITDYLDILRSRERIYSIVKQEMLDLKEEFATPRRTEIVEGGADFDDEDLIQREEMVVTVSHAGYIKRVPLSTYRAQRRGGKGRSGMATKDEDFVTRLFVGNTHTPVLFFSSRGIAYKMKVWRLPLSAPQGKGKALINLLPLQQGERITSILPLPEDEESWETLDLMFATISGSVRRNKLSDFKLVNRNGKIAMKFEEGSDDGIVGVETCNADDDVLLTTANGQCIRFPVEDVRIFQSRGSTGVRGIRLEEDDKVISMSILRHFDATPDERSEYLRRASAMRRALTGEETEDGSELEATAVAGAELGDKYAAMDAAEQFVLTISENGFGKRTSSYEYRTSGRGGKGIVAMAVNDRNGPLIASFPAEESDQIMLVTDGGQLIRCPIDGIRIAGRSTQGVTVFKTREGERVVSVEKISEEDHEVEDADELDGDAEGGATPPDAEPSGDES; this comes from the coding sequence ATGAACGATTCGGGCGACGGACTAACCGTCGATATCAAGCCCACTTCCATCACGGATGAAATGAAGCGCAGCTATCTCGATTACGCCATGAGCGTGATCGTCAGCCGTGCCTTGCCCGATGTGCGCGACGGCCTCAAGCCGGTGCATCGACGCATTCTTTATTCCATGCATGAGAATGGCTACGAGTGGAACAAGCCCTACCGCAAATCGGCCCGTGTGGTCGGTGACGTGATGGGTAAGTATCACCCGCATGGTGATAGCGCGATCTATGAAGCCCTCGTGCGCATGACGCAGAATTTCTCTCTGCGCTTGCCGCTGATCGACGGGCAGGGCAACTTTGGCTCTGTTGACGGCGATAGCGCGGCTGCAATGCGTTATACGGAATGTCGTCTGGAAAAGGTCACCGAGGCCATTCTCGGCGATCTTGACAAGGATACCGTTGACTTCCTCGATAACTATGATGGATCCGAGAGAGAGCCTGGTGTGATGCCAGCCCGCTTCCCGAACCTTCTGGTCAACGGGGCGGGTGGTATTGCTGTCGGGATGGCGACCAACATTCCACCGCACAATCTGGGTGAAGTGATTGATGCCTCGATTGCCTTGATCGACAATCCGGCTTTGTCGGCTGAAGAGTTGCTCGAATATGCACCGGGTCCGGACTTCCCGACCGGCGGCATCATTCTGGGCCGGGCAGGCATCCGCAGCTATTACAATACCGGTCGCGGATCGGTGATGATGCGCGGCAAGGTTGATGTCGAGGAGATCCGCAAGGATCGCATGGCGCTGATTGTCACCGAGATCCCGTATCAGGTGAACAAGGCAACGATGATCGAGAAGATCGCCGAGGCGGTGCGTGACAAGCGTATTGAGGGTATTTCCGATATTCGCGATGAATCCGACCGTCTGGGTATGCGGGTTGTGGTCGAGTTGAAGCGCGATGCGGTGCCTGATGTGGTGCTCAATCAGCTTTATCGCTTCAGCCAGTTGCAAACTTCGTTTGGCACCAACATGGTGGCGCTGAATGGTGGCAAGCCTGAACTGATGAATTTGCGTGACGTGCTGCATGCCTTCAACCAGTTCCGGGAAGAAGTCGTCAGCCGCCGGACCAAATATCTGCTCAATAAAGCCCGTGATCGCGCCCACATTTTGGTCGGCTTGGCGATCGCGGTTGCCAATATTGACGAAGTCATTCGCACCATTCGCAATGCGCCTGATCCAACGACCGCGCGTAACCAGTTGATGGAACGCCGCTGGCCGGCCACGGATGTGGCGGATTTGATCCTGTTGATCGATGATCCGCGCCATCGGATCAATGACGACGGCACTTACTATCTGTCAGAAGAACAGGCCCGCGCCATTCTTGAATTGCGTCTGGCCCGTTTGACGGCAATCGGTCGTGACGAGGTCGGCGATGAGCTGAATGCGCTGGGTGAGAAAATCACCGACTATCTCGATATTCTGCGCTCGCGTGAGCGGATCTATTCCATCGTCAAGCAGGAAATGCTTGATCTGAAGGAAGAATTCGCCACCCCACGGCGCACCGAGATTGTCGAAGGTGGCGCCGACTTTGACGATGAAGACCTGATCCAGCGTGAGGAAATGGTGGTGACCGTATCCCATGCCGGTTACATCAAGCGTGTGCCGCTCTCCACCTATCGCGCCCAGCGCCGTGGTGGTAAGGGACGCTCTGGCATGGCGACCAAGGATGAGGATTTTGTCACGCGGCTGTTTGTGGGCAATACCCACACGCCGGTGCTGTTCTTCTCCTCGCGCGGCATTGCCTACAAGATGAAGGTCTGGCGTCTGCCATTGTCCGCTCCACAAGGCAAAGGCAAGGCTCTGATCAACCTTTTGCCGTTGCAGCAGGGCGAACGCATTACCTCGATCCTGCCATTGCCTGAGGATGAGGAGAGCTGGGAAACCCTCGATCTGATGTTTGCCACCATCTCCGGATCGGTGCGCCGCAACAAACTGTCTGACTTCAAGTTGGTCAATCGCAATGGCAAGATTGCCATGAAGTTTGAAGAAGGGTCCGATGATGGCATTGTCGGGGTTGAGACCTGCAACGCAGATGATGATGTGTTGCTGACGACGGCCAATGGCCAGTGCATTCGCTTCCCGGTAGAGGATGTGCGCATCTTCCAGAGCCGTGGCTCAACCGGTGTGCGCGGCATTCGTCTCGAAGAGGATGATAAGGTCATTTCCATGTCGATCCTGCGTCACTTCGATGCTACGCCGGATGAGCGCAGTGAGTATCTGCGTCGGGCCAGTGCGATGCGCCGTGCCTTGACTGGCGAAGAGACCGAAGATGGCTCAGAGCTTGAAGCAACTGCAGTAGCCGGCGCTGAACTTGGCGACAAATATGCCGCCATGGACGCAGCCGAGCAGTTCGTGTTGACCATTTCTGAGAATGGCTTTGGCAAGCGGACCTCGTCCTATGAATATCGGACCTCGGGTCGCGGTGGCAAAGGCATTGTTGCCATGGCCGTGAATGACCGCAACGGCCCGCTGATTGCCAGCTTCCCGGCAGAGGAAAGCGACCAGATCATGCTGGTGACCGATGGTGGTCAGCTGATCCGCTGTCCAATCGATGGTATTCGTATTGCGGGGCGCTCGACGCAGGGCGTGACAGTGTTCAAGACCCGCGAAGGCGAGCGCGTGGTGTCCGTGGAGAAAATCTCCGAGGAAGATCACGAGGTGGAAGATGCTGATGAGCTGGATGGGGACGCCGAGGGTGGTGCAACGCCTCCAGACGCCGAACCATCTGGAGATGAAAGCTAA
- a CDS encoding MarC family protein: MLPFDTLLNAFVTLFVTIDPIGLAPIFLAVTSGASKQERFKIGTRAVIVAAGILLTFAFVGQIILSVLGISLPAFRIAGGLLLFFIAFEMVFEKRKERKSKSAEEALSDDEMHDIAVFPLAIPLISGPGAISAVLLLSSQSTNWVEMTSILAIIASVLLLVLLTFAIAGWVEKALGDSGRNILTRLLGVLLSALAIQFIADGVRAMITG; the protein is encoded by the coding sequence ATGCTGCCATTTGATACATTGCTGAATGCCTTCGTTACCCTGTTCGTGACCATCGACCCGATCGGCCTTGCGCCAATCTTTCTGGCGGTCACCAGTGGCGCATCCAAGCAGGAACGTTTCAAGATCGGAACCCGCGCGGTGATTGTGGCCGCGGGCATCCTGTTGACTTTTGCCTTTGTCGGCCAGATCATCCTGTCAGTGCTTGGCATCTCTCTGCCCGCCTTCCGGATTGCCGGTGGCTTGCTGCTCTTTTTCATTGCCTTTGAAATGGTTTTCGAGAAACGCAAGGAGCGCAAATCAAAATCTGCTGAGGAAGCCTTGTCCGACGATGAAATGCACGACATTGCAGTTTTCCCATTGGCCATCCCGCTGATATCGGGCCCTGGTGCCATATCGGCGGTGCTGCTTCTGTCTTCCCAGTCCACCAACTGGGTCGAGATGACCTCCATTCTTGCCATCATTGCCAGCGTGCTTCTGCTGGTGTTGCTCACCTTTGCCATTGCAGGCTGGGTGGAAAAGGCCCTTGGTGACAGTGGCCGCAACATTCTGACCCGCCTGCTCGGAGTGCTGCTCTCGGCGCTGGCCATTCAGTTCATCGCCGACGGTGTCCGTGCCATGATCACCGGCTAA
- a CDS encoding CYTH and CHAD domain-containing protein, producing the protein MSNKTAEELELKIQMDVGELRALQAKAEARAGGDALPAQRRLRSIYFDTADHALRKAGIALRVRDDDGCWIQTIKAKTKVQGGVSNPQESETEIAGPKPQLDQILDGSLRAKVQDATNGALVLPIFETVVERTSFDLHTANGGCVELAIDMGHVFSDKGLQPIGEAELELKYGNVADLLDLAGALFEGQHCRLASRNKATLGYVLIGAESAKPPKPKPVSLPALTTGQSIEQTFIQQMDPIVAAILHNWHVMTQSPNPEGPHQLRINLRLLRSLLRAFRPVIDGPPLRALDKKARTLSRHVGQLRDMDVLVEDIYLPVVAQTDGDLSNEQRILTGRLKRYRDMVRRHVLEELEQWSHASFQIELALFTRQKAWRKYVSKPDRKAPIDGLAAKALDKSLGQAKRHGDHLTKLTPDERHAMRKRLKTLRYQGQLFATLYDTDKTNAFNKRLKALQKIFGYINDVEMAEKLGAVTQLAGGSDESDAAIVAHVLETHQTEADHAWHKAKKRWKQFDKAKMFWH; encoded by the coding sequence ATGAGTAACAAGACAGCCGAAGAGCTCGAGCTGAAAATCCAGATGGATGTCGGCGAGCTTCGTGCTCTGCAAGCAAAAGCCGAAGCGCGTGCGGGCGGCGACGCCCTTCCGGCCCAACGGCGGTTGCGCTCCATCTATTTCGATACAGCCGATCATGCCCTGCGGAAAGCAGGCATCGCGCTGCGGGTGCGCGATGATGATGGCTGCTGGATCCAGACCATCAAGGCCAAGACCAAGGTTCAGGGCGGTGTGTCGAACCCGCAGGAAAGCGAAACAGAGATTGCCGGACCCAAGCCGCAGCTGGACCAGATCCTCGACGGCAGCTTGCGTGCCAAGGTCCAAGACGCAACCAACGGCGCGCTGGTCTTGCCCATCTTCGAAACCGTTGTTGAGCGCACCAGCTTTGATTTGCACACGGCCAATGGTGGCTGCGTCGAGTTGGCCATCGATATGGGGCATGTCTTCAGCGACAAGGGCCTCCAACCCATCGGCGAAGCGGAACTGGAACTCAAATATGGAAATGTTGCCGACCTGCTCGATTTGGCCGGGGCGCTGTTCGAAGGTCAGCATTGTCGTCTGGCCAGTCGCAACAAAGCCACCCTTGGTTACGTCCTGATCGGAGCGGAGAGCGCCAAACCGCCCAAACCCAAACCTGTCAGCTTGCCCGCTCTCACAACAGGCCAAAGCATCGAGCAGACATTCATCCAGCAAATGGACCCCATTGTTGCAGCGATCCTGCACAATTGGCACGTCATGACGCAAAGCCCCAATCCAGAAGGACCGCATCAACTGCGGATCAATCTGCGCCTGCTTCGCAGCCTGTTACGAGCCTTTCGCCCGGTGATCGACGGCCCGCCGCTGCGTGCCCTCGACAAGAAGGCACGCACTCTGTCGCGGCATGTGGGACAACTGCGCGACATGGATGTGCTGGTCGAAGACATCTATTTGCCCGTCGTCGCGCAAACTGACGGGGATTTGAGCAACGAGCAACGCATCCTGACCGGCCGGCTCAAGCGCTATCGCGACATGGTCCGCAGGCATGTGCTCGAAGAGCTGGAACAATGGTCCCACGCCTCCTTCCAAATCGAGTTGGCACTTTTCACCCGACAGAAAGCCTGGCGCAAATATGTCTCCAAACCAGACAGGAAAGCACCCATCGACGGGTTGGCGGCCAAGGCACTGGACAAATCCCTCGGGCAAGCCAAACGTCATGGTGACCATCTGACGAAACTCACCCCGGATGAACGCCATGCCATGCGCAAGCGCCTCAAGACGCTGCGCTATCAGGGACAGCTCTTCGCCACCCTCTATGACACCGATAAAACCAACGCCTTCAACAAGCGTCTGAAGGCGTTGCAGAAAATCTTTGGCTACATCAATGACGTGGAAATGGCGGAAAAGCTTGGTGCCGTCACCCAATTGGCAGGCGGCAGCGACGAGAGCGATGCAGCCATCGTCGCCCATGTGCTTGAAACGCATCAAACCGAAGCCGATCACGCTTGGCACAAGGCAAAGAAACGCTGGAAACAATTCGACAAGGCCAAGATGTTCTGGCACTGA